The following are encoded together in the Fusarium keratoplasticum isolate Fu6.1 chromosome 1, whole genome shotgun sequence genome:
- a CDS encoding Proline--tRNA ligase, with protein MIAPRLFRLSGTVARRSQLSLQLRALSVSSVARANLPRSTLSTTWVPTGGMTASDEEFGHGKLIRGGFLRQAHSGIFQLLPMGLRVQDKIEKLLDKHMHSVGASRLSLSTISSEELWRKSDRLDRVAPELFRLADRKEVPLILSPTHEEEITTLVAGTLKSYKDLPIRLYQITRKYRDERRPRHGLLRSREFLMKDLYTFDLTTAAAIETYRLVSAAYRAFFAELKLPYLVAEASSGDMGGDLSHEYHLPSAVGEDTVVNCDSCGYTANDEVATARAPSASKDAVAISASDIRVWRGISKDRKVLINAWYPQSSEAFSESGLNLHAVKSAVSELDTSIDDPLPFWSKALESGKPKVINVVDARLAPTFESLRGQLPLMPKTLESREVEHSTVGGADSAEALNLVRITDGDGCPQCEEGTLKIHRALECGHTFHLGTRYSVPLDACVSLPQSELPKVAKEEGFTPGSRVPVQMGCHGVGVSRIFGAVAEILADERGLNWPRAIAPFEVAVIPTPGLDKESVEIYDNLVAGSSSQPGLDVVLDDRKQSFGWKMNDADMVGYPVVVILGKAFKQGGLCEVQCRQLSVKENVKLEELPRFISGLLDQL; from the exons ATGATTGCCCCGAGGTTGTTCCGCCTCAGTGGCACTGTCGCTCGCAGAAGCCAACTGAGCCTTCAACTGAGAGCTCTCTCGGTCTCGAGCGTAGCCAGAGCTAACCTCCCTCGCTCCACCCTATCGACGACATGGGTGCCCACTGGTGGTATGACGGCCAGTGATGAGGAGT TTGGCCATGGAAAACTCATTCGAGGTGGATTTCTCCGTCAG GCTCACTCTGGTATCTTTCAACTACTTCCTATGGGCCTTCGCGTTCAGGACAAGATAGAAAAACTGCTTGACAAGCATATGCATTCAGTTG GGGCCTCCCGGTTATCTCTGTCAACCATTTCTTCAGAAGAGCTATGGAGAAAGAGCGATAGGCTAGATCGTGTTGCACCAGAG CTCTTTCGACTCGCCGATCGCAAAGAGGTGCCTCTTATTCTCTCTCCTACACACGAGGAGGAAATCACCACTCTCGTAGCCGGAACTCTCAAGTCATATAAGGACTTGCCCATACGGCTGTACCAAATTA CTCGGAAGTATCGAGATGAGCGTCGCCCCCGCCACGGTCTGCTACGCTCCCGAGAATTTCTAATGAAGGATCTGTACACCTTTGACCTAACAACAGCTGCTGCTATTGAAACATATCGTCTAGTGTCTGCGGCTTACCGTGCCTTCTTCGCAGAGCTCAAGCTGCCGTACCTTGTCGCCGAGGCCAGCTCAGGCGACATGGGAGGTGACCTTAGCCATGAGTACCATCTTCCTAGTGCTGTCGGCGAGGACACAGTTGTAAACTGCGACTCTTGCGGATACACTGCCAACGATGAGGTTGCGACGGCACGAGCGCCCTCTGCGAGTAAAGATGCGGTTGCGATTTCGGCCTCTGATATTCGTGTCTGGCGGGGTATCTCCAAGGACCGAAAGGTTCTTATCAACGCTTGGTACCCTCAGTCTTCCGAGGCATTCTCAGAGAGCGGTCTAAACCTCCATGCGGTCAAGTCGGCGGTTAGCGAGCTCGACACCAGCATCGATGACCCTCTCCCATTCTGGAGTAAGGCACTCGAGAGTGGGAAGCCAAAGGTTATTAATGTTGTCGATGCCAGGCTCGCGCCAACGTTTGAAAGCCTTCGGGGACAACTCCCTCTTATGCCCAAGACCCTCGAGTCTCGTGAGGTTGAGCATTCCACGGTTGGTGGCGCAGACTCGGCTGAAGCACTGAACCTGGTCCGCATCactgatggtgatggctgtcCTCAATGTGAGGAGGGGACTCTGAAGATCCATCGTGCCTTGGAGTGTGGTCATACATTCCACCTCGGGACTCGCTACTCGGTACCACTCGACGCATGCGTGTCTCTTCCGCAATCAGAACTCCCCAAGGTTGCCAAAGAGGAAGGCTTCACTCCAGGAAGCCGTGTGCCTGTTCAAATGGGATGCCACGGCGTTGGAGTATCAAGGATCTTTGGCGCCGTGGCTGAGATCCTCGCTGATGAGCGAGGACTGAACTGGCCCCGAGCCATTGCCCCGTTCGAGGTGGCTGTCATCCCAACACCCGGACTCGACAAGGAGTCGGTAGAGATTTATGACAATCTCGTGGCTGGAAGCAGCTCGCAGCCTGGCCTTGACGTTGTCCTCGATGACAGGAAGCAGTCATTTGGCTGGAAGATGAACGATGCTGACATGGTTGGCTATCCCGTCGTCGTGATCCTTGGCAAGGCTTTTAAGCAGGGCGGTCTTTGCGAGGTTCAGTGTAGACAACTCTCGGTCAAGGAGAATGTCAAACTTGAAGAGCTGCCTCGTTTCATCTCAGGTTTGCTAGATCAGCTGTAG
- a CDS encoding CBF domain-containing protein, with translation MAKPSKKGKGPRRSLNGSGLDEKSLDKLTSSIDKKLTSNDHKRKQPPTKAAGDQHQKRQRNSEGSASDKKGSKIDNKTLLEEIKSLGGDERDLELIQDIDSEDEAFVQDSKAVDKSLKDELAAFSKQLGFEEVEVSEASDDEEEAEEAEDDDEEEGDEDEDESEEDEEEEETKDVIPKKVGNLAFEPRADWHAAELRKLPGPSADGPSSFKGSIEALKQYAQQLLEEDAAKYRTSVFASSSHKFLSTIMSSGTLTDKVSALTLAVQESPVHNIRAFDALMSLASKKSRGQALGAIGALVDLLGPGTLLPADRRLRTFQTQPGLLGTLQRTPAATWTSDKPLPGKITSAHLIAWIYEDWLKETYFRIIQLLESWCSDEIDYSRTRALDFVYGLLKEKPEQEANLLRLLVNKLGDRDRKISSRASYLLLQMQNSHPGMKPIIVRTIEQEILLHPSQDHRSKYNAINTLNQTILGTKEPALAETLMRIYFELFTVILKTGSLGIAPPTEPKPAEEPEDEEAIKKKLARRPRKRGGKPNKPVATEPETEAADKLVSAILTGVNRASPFMVGNEAAMESHLDTLFKIAHSANFNTGIQALLLIQQISSSKNLANDRFYKTLYESLLDPRLVTSSKQALYLNLLLRALKNDVDSRRVKAFAKRMVQIAGVHQPAFTCGLLYVVSHLRETFPDLSTLLDEPEESSLDDKPGSERPVYDGRKRDPEYSNANQSCLWEVIPLQGHYHPSVTLYASSIVSPNEKAQKPDLDSHSLIRFLDKFVYRNPKAADASKGVSIMQPLRAAKDLGDIWLGSRGPAAATPSVNSAAFWKKKAEDVAAEDIFFHEYFQQVDRESRETKKKAQAEGDGEENDEQEDEIWKALVSTQPGVDPDDEGSDVGFDLDDSDMASDAGSSPALSLDSDMGEDDDEMSVDIEGSDDEMGGAMLSEDEDGFEVKEAKSEKPKSRRRQLKDLPMFASVDDYAELLAGEEDM, from the exons atggccaaaccctccaagaagggcaaagGCCCTAGACGCTCGCTGAATGGCTCAGGTCTGGACGAGAAGAGCCTGGACAAGCTGACGTCTTCAATTGACAAGAAGCTGACTTCCAACGATCACAAGCGCAAGCAGCCCCCAACGAAGGCTGCAGGCGACCAGCACCAAAAGAGGCAGCGCAACTCCGAGGGCTCAGCCTCCGACAAGAAGGGCTCCAAGATCGACAACAAGACTCTCCTGGAGGAAATCAAGTCTCTGGGCGGTGATGAGCGTGACCTGGAGCTCATCCAGGACATTGATTCGGAAGATGAAGCTTTTGTCCAGGATTCCAAGGCCGTCGacaagagcttgaaggaTGAGCTCGCCGCGTTTTCCAAGCAGCTCGGCTTCGAAGAGGTAGAAGTGAGCGAAGcaagcgacgacgaggaagaggctgaggaggccgaggatgatgatgaagaggagggcgatgaggacgaggacgagtctgaggaggacgaagaggaggaggagacgaaAGATGTCATCCCCAAAAAAGTTGGCAACCTG GCTTTTGAGCCCAGGGCAGACTGGCATGCCGCCGAGCTGCGAAAGCTGCCTGGACCGAGCGCTGATGGGCCCAGCTCATTCAAGGGATCTATTGAGGCTTTGAAGCAGTACGCACAACAGCttttggaggaggatgccgcCAAGTACAGGACCAGCGTCTTTGCCTCGTCTTCTCACAAGTTCTTGTCGACAATCATGTCTTCGGGTACGCTTACCGACAAGGTCTCGGCTCTCACCCTCGCCGTCCAAGAATCTCCTGTTCACAACATCCGAGCCTTCGATGCTCtcatgagcttggcctcCAAGAAGAGCCGAGGTCAAGCCCTTGGTGCCATCGGCGCGCTTGTCGATTTGCTTGGTCCCGGTACTCTGTTACCTGCggatcgtcgtcttcgtacCTTTCAAACTCAGCCTGGCTTGCTCGGCACTCTGCAGCGAACTCCTGCGGCGACTTGGACCAGCGACAAGCCTTTGCCTGGCAAGATCACATCTGCTCACCTAATTGCTTGGATCTACGAGGATTGGCTGAAGGAGACATATTTCCGCATCATTCAACTGCTTGAGTCTTGGTGCTCGGATGAGATTGATTATTCTCGTACTCGCGCCCTCGACTTTGTCTATGGTCTTCTCAAGGAAAAGCCTGAACAGGAGGCCAACCTTCTTCGATTGCTGGTTAATAAGCTCGGCGATCGAGATCGCAAGATCTCTTCCCGAGCATCATATCTCTTGCTTCAGATGCAGAACTCCCATCCTGGCATGAAGCCAATCATTGTGCGAACAATCGAACAGGAGattcttctccatccttccCAGGACCACCGATCCAAGTACAACGCCATCAACACTCTCAACCAGACCATTTTGGGCACCAAGGAGCCTGCGCTCGCCGAAACGTTGATGCGCATCTACTTCGAGCTCTTCACCGTTATCCTCAAGACCGGAAGCCTGGGCATTGCTCCTCCTACCGAACCGAAACCGGCCGAGGAgccagaggatgaggaagcgaTTAAGAAGAAGTTGGCCAGGAGACCTCGCAAGAGGGGTGGCAAGCCCAATAAGCCCGTGGCCACGGAGCCCGAGACGGAGGCAGCTGATAAGCTTGTGTCGGCCATTTTGACTGGTGTCAACCGTGCATCCCCCTTCATGGTTGGCAACGAAGCTGC TATGGAGTCACACCTTGATACACTTTTCAAGATTGCCCACTCGGCCAACTTCAACACAGGCATCCAGGCCCTTCTCCTGATCCAGCAGATCTCATCTTCAAAAAACCTCGCCAACGACAGATTCTACAAGACTCTTTACGAGTCTCTTCTGGACCCAAGACTGGTTACCTCGTCGAAGCAGGCTCTCTACCTGAACCTACTCCTCCGTGCGCTCAAGAACGACGTCGACAGCCGCCGAgtcaaggcctttgccaagcGCATGGTTCAGATTGCGGGCGTGCACCAGCCTGCCTTCACATGTGGCCTCCTCTATGTTGTTAGTCACCTGCGAGAAACATTCCCTGACCTCTCTACTTTGTTGGATGAGCCAGAGGAGTCCAGCTTGGACGACAAGCCTGGAAGCGAGCGACCCGTGTACGATGGCCGAAAGCGAGACCCGGAGTATAGCAACGCCAACCAGAGTTGCCTGTGGGAGGTTATCCCGCTCCAAGGTCACTACCATCCTTCGGTCACACTCTATGCCTCATCCATAGTATCGCCAAATGAGAAGGCGCAGAAGCCTGATCTAGACAGCCACTCGCTCATCCGATTCCTAGACAAGTTTGTCTACCGCAACCCCAAGGCAGCCGACGCTTCCAAGGGTGTGTCCATCATGCAGCCTCTGCGGGCTGCCAAGGATCTTGGCGATATTTGGCTGGGAAGCCGAGGACCTGCGGCAGCTACACCTTCTGTCAACTCTGCCGCAttctggaagaagaaggcggaagatgttgctgctgaggatATCTTCTTCCACGAGTACTTCCAGCAGGTTGACAGGGAGTCTAGggagaccaagaagaaggcgcaGGCAGAgggtgatggtgaggagAATGACGAGCAAGAAGACGAGATCTGGAAGGCCCTGGTGTCGACACAGCCTGGTGTTGATCCTGATGACGAGGGCTCGGATGTTGGTTTCGACTTGGACGACTCGGATATGGCTTCTGACGCAGGATCTTCGCCGGCTCTTTCTCTGGATAGCGACATGggtgaggacgatgacgaaaTGAGTGTCGACATTGAGGGATCTGACGACGAAATGGGTGGAGCCATGCtcagcgaggacgaggacggattcgaggtcaaggaggccaagagcgagaagcccaagtcgAGACGCAGGCAGCTCAAGGATCTCCCCATGTTCGCGTCGGTGGACGATTACGCCGAGCTCCTGGCGGGAGAGGAGGACATGTAA
- a CDS encoding Adenylyl-sulfate kinase → MATNITWHPSLSRRERNQFRGQRGLTIWLTGLSASGKSTVATALEQHLLHLGVAAYRLDGDNVRFGLNKDLGFSEADRNENIRRISEVAKLFADASTIAITSFISPYKADRQVARELHAQATQGGDEAIPFVEVYVDVPLEVAEQRDPKGLYKKARAGEIKEFTGISAPYEAPENAEITIKTHEKSVEECVAQIVDWLNEKGYLTKH, encoded by the exons ATGGCTAC CAACATCACCTGGCACCCTTCCCTCTCCCGCCGTGAGCGCAACCAGTTCCGCGGCCAGCGAGGTCTCACCATCTGGTTGACCGGTCTCTCTGCCTCGGGCAAGTCGACCGTCGCCACCGCCCTCGAgcagcacctcctccacctggGCGTCGCCGCCTACCGTCTTGACGGCGACAACGTCCGCTTCGGCCTCAACAAGGATCTGGGCTTCTCCGAGGCCGACCGCAACGAGAACATCCGCCGCATCTCCGAGGTCGCCAAGCTCTTCGCTGACGCCtccaccatcgccatcacctccttcatctccccctACAAGGCCGATCGCCAGGTCGCCCGTGAGTTGCACGCCCAGGCCACCCagggcggcgacgaggccatcccCTTTGTCGAGGTCTACGTCGACGTGCCTCTCGAGGTCGCTGAGCAGCGTGACCCCAAGGGTCTCTACAAGAAGGCCCGCGCCGGTGAGATCAAGGAGTTTACTGGCATCTCTGCCCCTTACGAGGCCCCCGAGAACGCCGAGATCACCATCAAGACCCACGAGAAGTCGGTCGAGGAGTGTGTCGCCCAGATTGTTGACTGGCTCAACGAGAAGGGCTACCTCACCAAGCACTAG
- a CDS encoding V-type proton ATPase subunit C: MSTKYALLSLPLGVFDSSDREEAISSLRGTISSDNGSVLPFSIPDFKIGTLDALVQQADDLAKLEASCQAVVAKVGDSLKNVLEGDEDRIAQYKMVNDKPTDQYLSTFSWNRIRYRADKSLGELISTLQKELATVDNDVKTKFNQYNSVKTNLATLQRRQTGNLSTKSLTPIVDPSLLIQDSEYIETHLIVVPANSKKDFIKSYETLAPMVVPRSSVQVAQDEEFVLFAVATFKKHSAEFLAKCREQKWTPRQYKHVQGGREEEQRELDRVTNEERKVCGEALRMGRTGWSESVMIWVHVLTLRVFVEAVLRYGLPLDYVTALVKTTTKLAPKVKTALDSNYSYLGGNAFGRDKRGKITKDDAALSSEMAAAGFQTGEGHEYTAYVYYEVEFP, from the exons ATGTCGACAAAGTACGCGCTCTTGTCGCTTCCTCTCGGCGTCTTCGACTCCAGCGATAGAGAGGAAGCCATTTCGTCCCTGCGCGGCACCATCTCCTCCGACAATGGCTCCGTTCTGCCGTTCAGCATCCCCGACTTCAAGATCGGTACCCTCGACGCTCTCGTCCAGCAGGCGGATGACttggccaagctcgaggcttCGTGCCAAGCTGTCGTGGCCAAGGTTGGCGACTCACTAAAGAACGTCCTCGAGGGTGACGAAGACCGCATCGCCCAGTACAAGATGGTCAACGATA AGCCCACCGATCAGTATCTCAGCACTTTTAGTTGGAATAGGATCCGATACCGAGCTGACAAGTCCCTGGGCGAGCTCATCAGCACCCTCCAGAAG GAGCTTGCGACCGTTGACAACGACGTGAAAACAAAGTTCAATCAGTACAACTCTGTCAAGACAAATCTCGCGACCCTGCAGCGCCGCCAGAC TGGTAACCTGTCTACCAAGTCCTTGACCCCCATCGTCGACCCGTCTCTCCTCATTCAGGATTCCGAGTACATCGAGACGCACCTCATCGTCGTGCCGGCCAACTCGAAGAAGGATTTCATCAAGAGTTACGAAACACTAGCCCCCATGGTGGTCCCTCGATCGTCGGTTCAAGTCGCCCAGGACGAGGAATTCGTCCTGTTTGCCGTCGCAACTTTCAAGAAGCACAGCGCCGAGTTCCTGGCAAAGTGTCGAGAGCAGAAGTGGACGCCACGCCAGTACAAGCACGTTCAGGGCGGCCGAGAAGAGGAGCAGCGAGAGCTCGACCGAGTCACCAACGAGGAGCGCAAGGTGTGCGGAGAGGCTTTGCGCATGGGACGCACAGGATGGAGCGAGAGCGTCATGATCTGGGTTCACGTCCTGACATTGCGCGTCTTTGTCGAGGCTGTTCTCCGCTATGGACTTCCCCTGGATTACGTGACCGCCCTGGTCAAG ACGACAACCAAGCTTGcgcccaaggtcaagacggcTCTGGACTCCAACTACTCATACCTTGGAGGTAACGCATTCGGCAGGGACAAGCGTGGTAAGATCACCAAGGACGACGCTGCGTTGAGCTCGGAGATGGCAGCGGCGGGATTCCAGACCGGAGAGGGCCACGAGTACACGGCGTACGTCTACTACGAAGTCGAGTTtccttga
- a CDS encoding hypothetical protein (Expressed protein): MASTAPAAATTPTSPPAPSGPQPTTTNASSAPPSTTTAAASPSMRSLKDGTRMFDIRMNPYHLKYTSLPSETNPQVIPAQLPMPTLTPNAGLSPYHDGRIRNPVPSKLKGKTDGRQGNFSVMQIDVPRPEMTERDLAAKRTSEGTAAAARLANSQGYRHPKRPRPNVIAPAPPVRFRPYPTPVLPAPPRPIPQPPPLAPAVSIEKVPVEKAPADKAQTERTPASNPPTRATSPSIQEISPPPQTQEIDPPPTGPSGLSPHDTKTEQARLLTLLRSLHPILVVDQLCKALAYFGGIPGAPPPADGVFPQSAGTNGPGSSFVAWVSEIFPHLDNVDKVAVTQTPPAIPPVGAPGAASIANSSAANAAPVTVKRSRGRPKGSKSSKVRKDKGIKKKVVTGSETTQTNDATATQSTPAEQEPEASQPSATGDQGQAATTAVTQANSNSTVQPTTPHVGKKRGRPKGSKNKPKHQPGTQDGGADPSNATAANPVVDSPLARKTASNQQDANPSANVGNTGADLNGMTTNSVNPEPNGSVLVQEPTVASDADNNVDQPPLPTPISTQNTPTVASRKRKPSQQTPQTSVQVMATPNTLQVPDAVSRSGNSPRTKNAKRRRVSEEMGQNVVLSGTESHSTGAEASASPTIVPNGQPSSASSSFDSQGQISQLGGGVNHRPQQLLPHQRQQLQQQQQQQQHQNLNLHQFDQNQQPPPQPQQSPDIGSEQSNQTQQMAPAAVNRSRNRLPGTQTHMSNMAAQAVYKQHYQQRQQQQRQMANHFGQATGAPFSRTMGSNSPTQFQQQQHPTNAALGYSGRPSLSQHQHQQQQPHQQHPQTQPDESPGAPNMAQFQDFNGQSYLDMDYSMNAGTAVGFDSHTQLEAALAEPDMRDRIYHAIGR; encoded by the exons atggcctcgacggcgc CAGCCGCCGCGACGACCCCGACGAGTCCTCCAGCGCCCAGTGGGCCTCAGCCCACGACGACTAATGCCTCCTCTGCTCCGCCGTCAACCACCACGGCAGCGGCGTCGCCGTCGATGCGCAGCCTGAAAGACGGCACGCGAATGTTCGATATTCGAATGAATCCATATCATCTCAAATATACCTCCCTGCCATCAGAAACGAACCCCCAGGTCATACCAGCGCAACTTCCCATGCCTACTCTCACTCCAAATGCCGGACTTAGTCCATATCATGATGGGCGCATCAGGAACCCAGTCCcaagcaagctcaagggcaaAACCGACGGACGACAAGGAAACTTTAGTGTCATGCAGATCGACGTTCCGAGGCCAGAGATGACGGAGCGAGACCTTGCCGCGAAGCGCACAAGTGAGGGaaccgccgccgctgcccgACTTGCGAATAGCCAGGGATACCGCCACCCCAAGAGACCTCGACCGAATGTTATTGCACCGGCGCCTCCCGTACGATTCCGTCCTTATCCTACTCCTGTGCTTCCagcgcctcctcggccgatTCCTCAACCACCTCCGCTTGCTCCAGCCGTATCTATTGAGAAGGTGCCTGTCGAGAAAGCACCAGCAGACAAGGCGCAGACAGAAAGGACACCCGCTTCAAATCCTCCTACGCGGGCCACGAGCCCCTCTATCCAGGAGATCAGCCCTCCTCCCCAGACACAGGAAATCGACCCTCCACCTACAGGTCCTTCTGGGCTATCTCCACACGATACTAAGACTGAGCAGGCTCGTCTCCTCACGCTTCTAAGAAGCCTTCATCCTATCTTGGTTGTGGATCAGCTGTGTAAAGCCTTGGCTTACTTTGGTGGTATTCCAGGCGCGCCTCCTCCCGCGGACGGCGTCTTCCCACAAAGCGCTGGAACAAATGGGCCAGGCTCCTCGTTTGTTGCCTGGGTTTCTGAGATCTTCCCACACCTAGATAATGTCGACAAAGTTGCTGTCACCCAAACTCCGCCCGCTATCCCCCCAGTCGGTGCCCCAGGGGCAGCGTCTATCGCAAACTCTTCTGCCGCAAACGCCGCTCCCGTCACGGTTAAGCGCTCCAGGGGGCGGCCAAAGGGTAGCAAGAGTAGCAAGGTCCGGAAGGACAAGgggatcaagaagaaggttgtTACTGGCTCAGAAACTACCCAGACGAACGACGCCACGGCTACGCAATCGACGCCAGCGGAGCAAGAACCAGAAGCATCTCAGCCGTCCGCCACGGGTGACCAGGGACAAGCGGCAACAACAGCAGTCACACAGGCGAATTCCAACTCAACAGTGCAACCCACGACACCTCATGTCGGAAAGAAACGAGGTCGCCCAAAGGGGTCCAAGAACAAGCCCAAGCATCAGCCGGGAACACAGGATGGTGGCGCCGATCCCTCGAATGCCACGGCTGCAAACCCTGTGGTTGATTCCCCTCTTGCTCGCAAAACAGCATCAAACCAACAAGATGCGAACCCGTCCGCCAATGTAGGAAACACGGGTGCAGACCTAAACGGCATGACGACCAATTCTGTGAACCCAGAGCCCAATGGTTCCGTTCTTGTCCAGGAGCCTACCGTGGCATCAGATGCAGACAATAATGTCGACCAACCACCACTACCAACTCCAATCAGTACCCAAAACACTCCCACTGTTGCTTCGAGGAAGCGAAAGCCTTCACAGCAAACCCCTCAAACGAGTGTACAGGTCATGGCTACGCCAAATACTCTCCAGGTTCCTGATGCCGTGTCCCGGTCAGGAAACTCACCTCGAACAAAAAACGCAAAGCGTCGCCGAGTCTCTGAAGAGATGGGACAGAATGTGGTCTTGAGCGGAACCGAGTCTCACTCAACCGGCGCGGAGGCGTCAGCCTCGCCGACCATCGTACCCAACGGGCAGCCTTCGTCTGCCTCGAGCAGTTTCGACTCTCAGGGGCAGATCAGCCAGCTTGGAGGTGGCGTAAACCATCGACCACAACAGCTTCTGCCTCATCAGCGTCAGCAgttgcagcagcaacagcaacagcaacaacatcaGAACTTGAATCTTCATCAGTTCGACCAAaatcaacaaccaccaccgcAACCGCAACAATCTCCAGATATAGGCTCGGAACAGTCCAATCAGACCCAACAAATGGCTCCTGCTGCTGTCAACAGGTCGCGGAATCGCCTGCCCGGAACACAAACTCACATGTCTAACATGGCAGCCCAGGCTGTGTACAAGCAGCATTACCAACAaagacagcagcagcaacgacAGATGGCAAATCACTTTGGCCAAGCTACTGGCGCACCCTTCTCGCGCACCATGGGGTCAAACTCTCCGACACAGttccaacagcaacaacacccGACAAACGCTGCTCTCGGCTACAGCGGTCGcccatctctctctcaacaccaacatcaacaacagcagccacATCAGCAACATCCGCAGACTCAGCCCGACGAGTCCCCAGGCGCGCCCAACATGGCGCAGTTCCAGGACTTTAACGGTCAGAGTTACCTCGACATGGACTATTCCATGAACGCCGGCACAGCTGTTGGGTTTGATAGCCATACCCAGCTCGAGGCTGCGCTTGCTGAGCCCGACATGCGCGACCGGATATACCACGCCATTGGCAGGTAG
- a CDS encoding F-box domain-containing protein, which yields MANPPPHAMAMDPPHITEFASERYFEKLNQLNAQQQHQHHHHVPPTHDSLDASTSAAQPSRFILPLRDSRAAEVEAIQPNQRRDNKSRFHKLRHKVSILHSKSTHTGSYASPFAPRSSVESPQKSAGFDQLFLALPNELQIQIISSLPLTDVLNLRLASKSWHTLITLNETTIARYHLEHHIPAYASRLYPVTDANEINFHHLCGIWHRLHVAAKLAFLICEWVTKDIFLRQTEAQRLAFAPQHERMRRRLIPLLFTIFHFFETYRKLHLERLAENGGQGMKLEPYTINPIEAEIMSMYDDKTLLRVHEVFPLVISSFCRRLRPPTYVGRVERSLRGYIREKPSDEIHAAILCIGGLRQVERLWEIKGYNSRRGAVDTWVNGLVKEQPRSEGGSKGKRGLFGRKKSLSHDARSFGSGLNRVRSSGSMDDAMDIDVNYIFNTSLAAGAPMSPLSSEQAQAMLSDLPVLQQIWLPTAEALILQRRVVDRPQDIKRNQQVMLDLIQEDGMDDEDEWWYGRSIPDSVRPPMGVTDDDAD from the exons atggccaacccTCCACCGCATGCCATGGCGATGGACCCGCCTCACATAACCGAGTTTGCTTCGGAGCGATATTTCGAGAAGCTTAACCAGCTCAACgctcagcaacaacaccaacatcatcatcatgtacCCCCCACTCACGACTCTCTCGACGCCTCAACCTCTGCCGCGCAGCCCTCAAGATTCATCCTCCCTCTGCGAGATTCAAGAGCTGCCGAAGTCGAGGCTATCCAACCAAACCAGAGACGCGATAACAAGAGTCGATTTCACAAACTCCGTCATAAGGTTTCGATCCTGCATTCCAAATCCACACATACTGGGTCTTATGCATCCCCCTTCGCTCCTCGTTCCTCGGTCGAATCGCCACAAAAGAG TGCCGGCTTTGATCAGCTCTTTCTCGCATTACCAAACGAGTTACAGATTCAAATCATATCCTCTCTTCCCTTGACCGATGTACTTAACCTCCGACTTGCCTCTAAATCCTGGCATACTCTCATCACCCTTAACGAAACGACTATCGCCCGATACCACCTCGAACACCACATCCCCGCTTATGCATCTCGCCTCTACCCCGTGACAGATGCCAACGAAATCAACTTTCACCATTTGTGCGGCATCTGGCACCGACTACATGTTGCTGCCAAGCTTGCCTTCCTCATTTGCGAATGGGTCACCAAGGATATTTTCCTCCGTCAAACCGAAGCTCAACGACTCGCCTTTGCTCCCCAGCATGAGCGCATGCGCCGACGATTGATACCCCTACTATTTACCATTTTCCACTTTTTCGAAACCTACCGAAAACTACACCTGGAGCGCCTGGCTGAGAACGGCGGCCAGGGAATGAAGCTGGAGCCCTACACCATCAACCCCATCGAGGCCGAAATCATGAGCATGTACGACGACAAGACGTTATTACGGGTCCACGAAGTATTTCCGCTGGTTATATCCTCGTTTTGCCGACGACTACGACCTCCGACGTACGTGGGAAGGGTCGAGCGATCACTACGTGGTTACATCCGAGAGAAGCCGTCTGATGAAATTCACGCCGCCATATTATGTATTGGTGGACTACGACAAGTGGAGAGGCTGTGGGAGATCAAGGGATACAATTCACGCCGCGGCGCCGTCGACACATGGGTTAATGGTctggtcaaggagcagcCCCGGTCTGAGGGCGGATCAAAGGGGAAACGAGGATTGTTTGGGCGCAAGAAGTCTTTGAGTCACGACGCTCGATCTTTTGGTAGTGGCCTAAATAGGGTCCGGAGCTCCGGTTCGATGGACGACGCCATGGACATCGACGTCAACTACATCTTCAACACAAGCCTTGCCGCCGGCGCCCCCATGTCACCCCTCAGCTCAGAGCAGGCGCAGGCTATGCTCAGCGACCTGCCAGTGCTACAACAAATATGGCTTCCGACGGCTGAGgccctcatcctccaacGCCGGGTTGTCGACCGACCACAGGACATCAAGCGCAACCAGCAGGTGATGCTTGATTTGATCCAAGAGGACGGgatggacgacgaggacgagtgGTGGTACGGCCGCAGCATCCCCGATTCCGTGCGGCCTCCCATGGGTGTAACCGATGACGATGCGGACTAG